In Solanum stenotomum isolate F172 chromosome 6, ASM1918654v1, whole genome shotgun sequence, one DNA window encodes the following:
- the LOC125866721 gene encoding probable LRR receptor-like serine/threonine-protein kinase At1g67720 → MGFVLQSFVVLLCFTPAIVCQVTEFVSIDCGSASNYTDTSTGLAWTSDAGMMGQGKPVVVVNANVNSQQYQRRRDFPADSNKYCYTLKTKERRRYLVRATFLYGSPAAEGTYPKFELYLDATKWGTITISESSRIYVNEMIIRAPSNSINVCLCCATTESPFISTLELRPLNLSMYATDYEDNFYLKVAARVDFGAQSKEPIRYPDDPYDRIWDSDLKKRPNFLVDVAAGTERINTTKYIDTNTREYPPVKVMQTAVVGTKGMLSYRLNLDDFPANARAFAYFAEIEDLGVNETRKFKMEHPYVPDYSNAVVNIAENANGSYTLYEPSYMNITLDFILSFSFVKTPDSTRGPLLSAMEICRYVQIATKTDEQDVSTLNAFRSMSLGSDWSDEDGDPCVPTQWEWVTCSTTSPPRITKITLSGKNVTGEIPRELQHMEGLTELWLDGNSLTGPIPDMSNLVNLRIIHLENNKLTGPIPSYLGGLPSLLELDVQNNSLTGEIPSSLLTGKVTFKHEGNPNLRPESKHSTRYKVILGASIGGLVIILVLFAVSIFFLCHFRTKVSHQKGESMRTNAKPSTTCSMARGGSLMDEGVAYYIPQSEIEEATENFSKKIGKGSFGPVYYGRLRDGKEVAVKTMADSSSHGTKQFATEVALLSRIHHRNLVPLIGYYEDDHQRMLVYEYMHNGTLRDHITESTDKKHLDWLARLNIAEDAAKGLEYLHTGCNPSIIHRDVKTSNILLDINMRAKVSDFGLSRQAEEDLTHVSSVARGTVGYLDPEYYANQQLTEKSDVYSFGVVLLELISGRKPFSSEEYGADWSIVHWARSLIRKGDVISIMDPALVGHVKVESVWRIAEVAIQCVERHGTSRPRMHEILSAIQDAIKIEKGIDKLSSSGSSKAQSSRKTLLTSFLDVESPDISNSSLTPSAR, encoded by the exons ATGGGTTTTGTTTTACAATCCTTTGTTGTACTTCTTTGCTTCACTCCAGCAATTGTGTGTCAAGTAACAG AGTTTGTAAGTATAGACTGTGGAAGTGCAAGCAATTATACGGACACGAGTACAGGATTAGCATGGACTTCAGATGCTGGAATGATGGGGCAAGGAAAACCAGTTGTGGTAGTGAATGCAAATGTAAACTCACAACAATATCAAAGGCGCAGAGACTTTCCAGCAGACAGCAACAAATACTGTTATACTTTAAAAACCAAGGAGAGAAGGCGATATCTTGTCCGAGCAACATTTCTATATGGAAGTCCTGCAGCAGAGGGAACATACCCCAAATTTGAGCTCTACTTGGATGCAACTAAATGGGGAACTATAACCATTTCAGAATCTTCAAGGATATATGTGAACGAAATGATCATAAGAGCACCTTCAAACTCTATCAATGTGTGCTTGTGTTGTGCAACAACAGAGTCCCCCTTCATATCTACTCTTGAGCTGAGACCTCTAAACTTGTCAATGTATGCCACAGACTATGAAGAtaacttttatttaaaagtgGCAGCAAGAGTAGATTTTGGAGCTCAAAGCAAGGAACCTATAAG GTATCCTGATGATCCCTATGACCGTATATGGGATTCGGATCTTAAAAAAAGGCCAAATTTTCTAGTAGATGTGGCTGCAGGCACAGAAAGAATCAACACAACAAAGTACATAGATACAAACACTAGAGAATACCCGCCCGTTAAAGTAATGCAGACTGCAGTAGTTGGGACTAAAGGAATGCTCAGCTATAGGCTGAATCTTGATGACTTTCCAGCGAATGCACGAGCTTTTGCATACTTTGCTGAGATTGAAGATTTGGGGGTGAATGAGACCAGGAAGTTTAAAATGGAGCACCCTTACGTTCCGGACTACAGCAATGCTGTGGTGAATATAGCAGAGAATGCAAATGGAAGTTATACTTTGTATGAACCTAGCTACATGAACATAACATTGGATTTTATACTGTCATTCTCCTTTGTGAAGACTCCTGACTCAACCCGAGGTCCACTACTAAGTGCAATGGAAATATGTAGATACGTGCAAATTGCTACAAAGACCGATGAACAAGATG TGAGTACTCTCAACGCCTTCCGCTCTATGTCATTGGGAAGTGATTGGTCAGATGAAGACGGTGATCCTTGTGTACCTACACAATGGGAATGGGTGACTTGCAGCACAACTAGTCCACCAAGAATCACAAAAAT AACACTGTCAGGAAAGAATGTTACGGGTGAAATTCCTCGCGAGCTACAACATATGGAAGGACTGACAGAGTT GTGGTTGGATGGAAACTCCCTGACCGGACCAATCCCTGATATGAGCAATCTTGTTAATTTGAGAATTAT ACATCTTGAGAACAACAAGTTGACTGGTCCAATACCTTCATACCTTGGAGGTTTACCAAGCTTATTAGAACT AGATGTACAGAATAACAGCCTAACCGGAGAAATACCGTCATCTTTATTAACAGGAAAAGTAACTTTCAA GCATGAAGGAAATCCTAATCTAAGACCCGAGTCAAAGCATAGTACACGTTACAAAGTGATACTAGGAGCTTCAATTGGAGGACTTGTGATTATATTGGTTCTATTTGCTGTCAGTATATTCTTTTTATGCCACTTCAGAACAAAAGTATCTCATCAAAAAG GTGAATCTATGCGCACAAACGCTAAACCGTCAACAACTTGTTCAATGGCAAGAGGTGGATCCTTAATGGATGAAGGTGTGGCATACTATATCCCACAATCCGAGATAGAAGAAGCAACTGAaaatttttcaaagaaaattggAAAGGGAAGTTTTGGACCTGTTTACTATGGAAGACTTAGGGATGGGAAAGAAGTTGCTGTCAAAACTATGGCAGATTCATCAAGCCATGGAACCAAACAGTTCGCTACAGAG GTGGCTCTCTTGTCAAGGATCCATCACAGAAACTTGGTTCCGTTGATCGGATACTATGAGGATGACCATCAACGTATGCTTGTCTATGAATACATGCATAATGGAACTTTGAGAGATCATATAACTG AATCCACTGATAAAAAGCATTTGGACTGGCTAGCACGTCTTAATATTGCAGAAGATGCAGCCAAAG GCCTTGAGTACTTACATACTGGATGCAACCCCTCTATCATTCATCGAGATGTGAAAACTAGCAACATTCTCTTAGATATAAATATGCGAGCAAAAGTATCTGATTTTGGACTATCAAGGCAAGCTGAAGAAGATTTAACACATGTCTCAAGCGTGGCACGAGGAACTGTCGGCTACCTTGATCCTGA GTACTATGCAAATCAGCAATTGACAGAGAAAAGTGATGTATATAGCTTTGGGGTTGTTCTTTTGGAATTGATCTCTGGAAGAAAGCCTTTTTCTTCTGAGGAATATGGTGCTGATTGGAGCATTGTTCACTGG GCAAGATCATTGATTCGCAAAGGAGACGTGATCAGTATCATGGATCCTGCACTAGTAGGACATGTCAAAGTTGAGTCAGTATGGAGAATAGCAGAAGTTGCAATACAATGTGTGGAAAGGCATGGCACATCCAGACCAAGaatgcatgaaattctatcAGCCATACAGGATGCAATCAAGATCGAAAAGGGGATTGATAAACTGTCTTCATCAGGAAGTTCAAAGGCTCAATCTTCCAGAAAGACACTCTTAACAAGCTTCCTCGACGTAGAAAGCCCTGACATATCCAATAGCTCACTTACCCCTTCTGCTAGGTGA
- the LOC125866756 gene encoding E3 ubiquitin-protein ligase AIRP2, protein MEMVNYQVGRSSYQDSLKVLEADIQYANTLAAAIPREKSGARLQMKLTYNGMAPVFLFLLRWIDSSCTCLLPGYMNFFHVLIYKVRTDGRPRISRHGRRATINDFYGVILPSLQQLHSNLVELDDCKVVNHGIGSSQEKVKGDSKFSNFEAEREDECGICLEPCNKMVLPNCCHAMCINCYRDWNTRSESCPFCRGNLKRVKSRDLWVLTCNDEVVDPETVSKEDLLHFYLYVNSLPKDSPDALFLMYYEYLI, encoded by the exons ATGGAGATGGTGAATTACCAGGTTGGAAGGAGTTCTTATCAGGATTCCTTGAAAGTTTTGGAGGCTGATATTCAGTATGCTAATACTCT GGCTGCTGCAATTCCAAGAGAAAAGAGTGGAGCACGTCTTCAAATGAAACTGACCTACAATGGAATGGCTCCTGTGTTTCTGTTTTTGCTCCGTTGGATAGATAGTTCCTGCACTTGTCTGCTTCCTGGATATATGAATTTCTTTCATGTCCTCATTTACAAA GTGCGTACAGATGGGAGACCAAGAATATCTAGACATGGACGAAGAGCAACTATTAACGACTTTTATG GCGTTATACTGCCATCACTACAGCAGCTACATTCTAACTTGGTGGAGCTGGACGATTGTAAAGTTGTAAATCATGGCATAGGAAGTTCTCAAGAGAAAGTGAAAGGAGACTCCAAATTTTCCAACTTTGAAGCAGAGAGAGAAGATGAATGTGGAATATGCTTGGAGCCTTGTAACAAAATGGTCTTACCAAATTGCTGCCATGCAATGTGCATTAATTGCTATCGTGATTG GAATACAAGATCCGAATCCTGCCCCTTTTGCCGTGGTAACTTGAAgagagttaagtcaagagacTTATGGGTTCTCACCTGCAATGATGAAGTTGTTGATCCTGAGACTGTTTCCAAAGAGGATTTATTGCATTTCTATCTGTATGTTAACAGTCTGCCTAAGGATTCTCCTGATGCGTTGTTCTTGATGTATTATGAATACCTAATATGA